In Erigeron canadensis isolate Cc75 chromosome 8, C_canadensis_v1, whole genome shotgun sequence, the DNA window atggatgtcaaaacagctttcttaaatggagacttggaagaagacgtatacatgtggcaacctgaaggattcattccaaaaggtaaagagcacatggtctgcaagttaaagaaatccatatatgggttgaagcaagcatcaagacaATGGTACCTGAAGTTTGATGAAGTCATTAAAGAACAAGACTTCataaagaatcaagtggatcaatgcacctatctcaagaccAGTGGGAGTAattttataatccttgttttgtatgtagacgatattctactagcaagtaataacttggatatgttgcatgagtcgaagcggATGCTTTCGCAGAAATtcgacatgaaagatctcggtgatgcctcttatgttataggtatcgaaatacatcgggataggcataatggtattttaggtCTTTCTCAAAGGGCCTATATTGAGCGGGTTTTAGAACGCTATAGCATGAAACATTGCGCACCCACTGTAGCTCCAGTAGTTAAAGGAGATGTATTCGGCACTTTCCAAAGTCCGAAcactgagattgaaaaggagcaaatgagggtgataccttactcatcagtagttgggagcattatgtacgctcaggtctgtactcgtccagatatcgctTATATCGCCGGTATGCTAGGACGTTACTTATCTAATCCTGGATTAGCACACTGGAAAGCGGCTAAGAAAattctacgatatctgcaagggaccaaagactacaaactAACGTATAGAAGAAGTGACAATCTAGAAGTGGTAGGCTATTCCGATTCTGATTTTGCCAAAAGCAAAgaagataagaaatctacttctgggtatattttcatgttagctGGCGGACCTAACTCTTGGCGGAGTCATAagcagaaactgactgcaacatCCACCATGATGGCTGAATACATTGCCGTTTATAATGCTACTTGCCATGGGATGTTAATTAGGAATCTGGTCAGTGGACTCAAAGTCATCAACTCCatttctagaccattgaagctttactgtgataactcagctgccgtaactttctcgaacagtaacagttcaactggcgctgggctgtatctcgatacaaagtatctgtttgtacgcgaacgggttgaggaaaatgttctttgtattgagtacataagtacaaatgacatgctagcggatccgatgaccaaaggtcttcctcctaatgtcttcgtaggacacgtgtcgaagatggggcttactaaagacttagtttaatttaatagcaTATTGTACTTATTTGGTCATTAAAatttttcctccttattcagattttgtttgtctattaatcGCACTTTGAGTACTCGTATTAGTGTGTTGACATTATTgtgacaaaatttgtcttagtcaattgatcattgcttattagttttaaatttgagtcatagtttgactagtgggggtcctgagttgatgttcttctctacgactgtacttattggctatgatttcggtttaaaacaaaatgagtattattccggaacttatttgaatactcatagataaatgatcgctcgatcaagtgggagaatgttggaaccacgttagtgtgaccgtcactgatcatgtgtcattcctgatatgataattgacgataatgaaatccctatgtctaagtaaatattcgatggacgtatttactcttaaagacatattataaggtttcccattaggtgattggacTTGAGAGGACTAATGAGGCACGAATTAAACACCAGAGGGACTTAATGTgaaaatactctccttatatatatagagagtaattaaccctaattcaaggttaatcacaaaaaaaatttacagcCTCCCAAATCAAAAAATTGGTCCATCTTCTCTGTTGAATTCATTAGAACCGAATTCATCACTCCATCCTAAATCAATCATCttattttgggaacccgaaatcaatgacaaatatgtttaatgcctttacaggttccTCTGGATCTCACGGTACGTGTATATTACGAATTGAATCATGTGATATTACAACAGGTATGCCTCTGCGGCtatcaaatttgaaaatttttgaagATATGTTTTAAAATCTGcttaaatttacaattttaattttctCTCAATCTGTCTACTCTTTCTCAATAATGTACCGTTGTTTACATGGTCGCACGGTGTTTAACTATAAACTTAATGCGAGTATATTTTTGTTGTGTAATTAATGCTCATGAAGATGTAGAATATTACGTGAAGGCTAATTGATTGGTTGTAGAGATTTTCGTACGATGATCGAActatttgtaatttgtaaatcTCAAGTACgggaaattttttattaatcgtATAAAACGGTAAACCCGCCATCGAAACATcagtttttagttttaataGATTATATGCCACTTAACCCTTAAATCTAGCTGGCTTATTGTTCCTGTTATTCCACATAACTTTTGGTCTATCGCAGCACAAACATCAGATCGACTAATTAATACTCCAATACGATATCACTATATCTACAAACAGAAGTGATAACTTCAGCCCTTTACCCAACAAAAATGGGATGAttaattcaagacttaaattaGTAAAGAAATTAACTagtataaagtatatattttacaatCTCCTACAACTTTTGTGTAATCATAGATACTCCGTATTTGTAAGATATTTTGGTCTATCGCAACACGAACATCAGTCTAATGGATCGAGTAATGCATAAGTTTACCCTGCAAGCAGCAAAGATATGTATACAAAACTATTAAGATAATTTCAAACCATTGCCCAACAATGGGCTGAATTAGGTGTTATgtatacaaatataataatgcTATGATACTTAGATGTGTTGACATATACGAGCATACTCTAAACATTTTTCACTAGAGCAGAAATCAGAAACTAATCGAAAATTTTCAAGAAGGCATCACATAGTTTTACCACATTCTAAGGTACGTATGATTGATATTCAAGTTTCTCCTAGTAGACTAAATCTAATTATTAAACACATCAAAAACAGAACGaagtaattaattaaggttAAATGCTATACTTTTCTGTATGTATGCCGCTCTTTGATGCAAGACACCATCTCCACGTACACGCTGCTACTTCTTTGCTCTTTTGGCATCTCTTGGAATTGACCCCGAGTTCCATATCGTCTTCACTTTGGTCTCCATGACTAGCCTCCCCGATTCCCCCACTATGTAGATCATCACCAGACCGAACATTCCTTTTAGCATTTAGCCTTCTTCCCATATTATAATCTTGATCACCACTTCTTGGCATTGGATTATTTGAAGGTGGGGGGGAAACTGACTGATCAATACACCTGCCCTTTTGGGTCACTGGTCCAAAAACAATACCAGACTCAACATCCATATTACGAGTAGCATTTTCCACATCATCACTTCTTGCATCGGATCGACAGAACATTGGGAAAATCTGCATTCATCACTAAGCCCACCTTTTTGTACCGGTGGTCCAAAATCAATTCCCTGACGACCTACGTTTTTCTACATTTTTCGTATTTGATGTTATAAATCTTTTTATACAAATTCCTAATCCGAAAACAACTCATTTCAAACATTAAAACTACGGTTGATTTTGCACAAACCGGATAAAACACACAGATGCCATAATCTAAATCAGCTAAACTCAACTGAACATTGTAATCCACATGTTGTTTCAAGATTAAGCAAACTTTCATACCTTGATCTAAATCATATCAAATTGGTTAAAAATGAATTAGCCCAGTGATGTTATCTGAACTTAAACAAAGTAATAAATTATATTCAATTCACAGAATCATAGATACATGTAAAGAATTAGCAAATACTATCTGTTGTTGCATACTTGCATTCCTGTTGATGTAAATGTGTCACACGGATGCTTGTGTAAGCAAGATGTCTGCGGCGTACCACGAAGATTGTGAAAGCAGAACATCTGATGCTGTCAATGTGCCCGTCTTGTCAAAGTCGAGTCTTTCAAACTCTTCCATGATAGGTGCCATGTCTTCTTGGCTGATCTTTCCCATCTCTTTTAGCTTATAAAGGATGAACTCAGCCGCCCTATGGAACACAATCAAATTATTATTAGATACATAAAATAAGATTCATATGTAAAATAAACAATAGTTTTAGATGCATAGTTCACCAATAATCGTGATTATGTAATAGTATCCCCAATTAGGACTGACTAAACGCGATTATATcaaatgttttatgtttatgaaAGCTTACACAAcaacaccatcatcatcaagatcaGCTGCCTCCAGGTCTGCAGGTGTCGTTTTTCTTTTAAGAGCCCATTTCACTAACGACCTCTGTCTTCTTTGAGTGTGTAACACAGCAAAAGCAAAGAGCAACTGAGCTAAATAAATAGTACCAGACAATATCCAAAAAAGCGCAAAGACACGCCCACCTTTTGTTGAGAAGCATTTGTCAATGTAACCTAGACTCGTAATCGTTCCAACGACACAATAAAAGGCGTGAACAAAGTCCAAATTCTCCACAGCAACCAAGACCGCCGTCCCAGCAGCCATAAGGACGGCAAGCAAGACTACAAGTATTATACACTTGTTTCTCATTCTGTTGGTTTCCATCCTTTTTAATGTTTCTGCAGTACCAACTGTTCGATGCATATGTATTGCTTTTGCAAGTAGTAGTTCCTGTTGCTCAACTAAAAGGTCTGCGGCTTTACTTAGCACGAGCCCAATAAGAAGCATACCCAAGAAAACGAAAAGACAAGCAAGTAGTATTGTAGCATTGCTACCGGGAAATAGGTCTCCATACCCAACGGAAGTCATTGTGACAACAGTGAAGTAAACAGAATCTAAGACACTGTTTGTTTTCTTTCCATTAATCTGGTGTCTGAGGAGATAAAAACAAAGCGTGCCCGCACccaaataaacacacaaaagGATGGCCACTTTTCTGTAACTAGGGTGAAGGTAATTGAAAACAGACTTGGGTCGTGGAAGAGGGACAGCTGGTTTGGATATTGATGACAAGGAGTCTGCCATTGGGGCACTTTTAACACGTCgaaatctttttcttttgaggGAAGCTATTTGATCTTTTGCAATTGCAAGTGCAGGCTTTGGTGGTCCTATCGGTGAAGCTTGGTTTCCTTCGTTAGATGCCATTGTAGCTTGACGTGCACCGTTTCTTTAAAGAGTCCTGAATAGCAACGAGCAGTTGATGGGATTCTAGTTATACACCATGACTAACAAGTCATATAGATTATCGACCAGCAGATGCGAAAATGATACACATTGATGAAAATCAAACAAGTATGAATGAAGAAACAGGGGAAATGAACATGCAGTTGATCATAAAGCAGAAGCATAGAGTACTCACAAAGCCacattcaaattttaattttaagtgtGTAACAATATATCCAATTTGGACGTTTTATATCGTATCTTTTTATGTATCTAACTTTCaaacttattatatattgtttttatctaaCATGTAAATTATGTTACTTGTAAAACTATGATGTGCCACTAGTAAAGGATTGGTAGAAAGTTAGGGGTCGTTTGGTTCAAATATTTCAATAAGAACCCTCGAATTCCTTTCGGTCAAATTTTATTGAAATCTTTGAACCAAACAGCCTAAGTATGGATAAAAAGCTAACTAGCTAGATATACGAAATAATGGTCACTAAAATTTGGATACAATAACACAAGTTCGTAACAACAAAATGTGACAATTAATGCAAGTTGGACCAATTAACTTATGTGAATCAAAAACAAAGTAacgtaataaattaataaaattcgAACTCACCGCCTCTACGAAATTTTCGTGTTCTCGAACTGTTAACGGCTGCTAGTAGTTATATCTGTTATATATCATCATCGTGATTTGTAAGTTCAAACAGTTGTAGTAAAACTTTGTACACGAATTGGAgtacatatattttgtttatagaaagtATAAAAAAGATGGCAGAAAGTAACTAACCGGGACCggtgtttattatatatataaacaaacacgCGGTTTAGTGTGTAATGAAAGTCAAGCGTTGGATGAGCACACTAAGCTGTCGGTGTATGCATGAGATATGGTCGGCAGGgctatatatttaaaagtttcTATCTTAGGAAAGATATATTGAAGAAACGTAAAGTAGTGCCTCGGCCAATATGGTCCACCCCAGTAGTTGAATTGAATCACTTAAAAGTGCGGAAATTAAGATCGCTAATAAATGTGGATGGTGCGTGTGTGAATTATTGAATACAACATGGTGTTTATGTatgggaatatatatatatatatatatatatatatatatattgtgctTCCAAGAAGAATAGAATAGATGAAGATAgatactaattcttatatttatttcaaaaagatGCTTGACTTtgtattaaacaaaaacaaaaacgagAATTGCAGTCAACTTGTTTAATTGTTAAGCTTGAATATAGctaaatacttatatatgtaCACAAATAGCTCTTAACAtaatagattttttattttattattagcaTACTAATTATACACCATCGCTCAATTGATCTAAAACCCCTCTTGCTTTTATACTAGTTCTCAAAAAATTATCAATTGATTTAAATCTCATTAGCTCTTAACATTATAGTTAACAAAGTCAATACCATTGCCTTTCAAAACAAAGGTCAGGGTTTAATTCTCACTCCATGTAAAAAGTgaaggtcttttttttttttttatcatttagttaAATATTAGAAGCACCTATATATCTAAATAGAATAAGTCTATCCACATTTTAACTCCTCATACACTGTTGAGGTGTTGGACCCAAAACCCGTTGATAACGtgttacatttacattttaaagcCAATAATACAGACTAAAGTATGGATGGAATTTTCAAATCATAAACATATCAACAACATCCAAAGTCCTAAGAAAACAAAACTACAACTTCAACATCACTTGTATTTGTATATCTACACAAATTCTCCGTTAAGCTTATATTAAATTTAGAATACACCATCACTACTTTAGACTTTACAAGACCCACAAAGTTATTACAGATAACGCTAAAACCTATAATCCAATCTTAAGCAACATTCTAAGCCATCGAAACCAAGCCTTCATGACTCGAGCCTGTTATCATTTACAGGGAATTCACGAAGTGAGCGTCAAATGAGGAACTACCAAGGGTTCATTACCAGGAGACACAAACCCTGGCTTCCATATTAGGACTATTGTAATGGAATCTCTATACCATGCCTTGGATCCAAGTCAACTAAAGATGTGCCTTCCAAGTTCCCATGACAAAAGCACTTCCGAGGAATGATCGTATAGCACCAAGATACGAGAAAACATAATGACTTGTTGAaaattataaccaaattttactAAATTAGAAAACTCAACATCACTGCTTCCAACTCCAAACTCTGGTCACTATGTCGATACTTCACTGAATTGTTTGGCGAATACTGATAAATGTTGATTTTAATATAACTGCGCAGGCATGACAGGATACATGCCCAACAAGTTAAAAAGCGCCCCCCATATCCCCACTACtattttttggtatctcgaccactactacttttgcagcgaccctcgctgcaaaaagtgaaaaaagtgcgggcccccatgtctataatggtaaatatgGTAGAATAAAAGCGGGCTCCTTGCCAacgtcgctgcaaaaagtctggtcgggttaccaaaaaaGTGGTCGGGTTACCAGAAGTCATTGTTTGTTTGAACCACCATAAAAAATTATCATCTTAAATCAAGAATCAGACACTCTTGAACCTTAAAAAGTATAAACAGAAATTAATACTTATGACAGTCACCTGGTTTTTGCAGCAGAACTGAATTGTCTGTCTATAAACAGATACTAAAAAATTCTGGTATAATGCATTTTCTGCtaaaaaaaactctttaaaTGATAACACAAAAGTAACTTACGGATCAAATATAGGCAACAAAAAAATTTGCGCACTGGGAAATTCCTAAAATGCGTCAAAAGTGCTATTTTCATTAAGGTTTCCGCAGCATTAAACAACCTTCAGCTTGGAAATCTCGATCAAAACTACTATTGAGATGATGGTACACTAATTACCAGCACACCATCAATTCACTGTATATGTCTAACTTTGCCAAAATCGTATTACGTTTGTTTACATGTGAAGTTGTTTAAAATTACATCTCTCTCCAACGCTGCAGGCTGTTCTGTTCGATACCAATGTTTCAGCTTTTCAACCGTCAATACTGCCACCGCCGCCTCCTTATCTTACAGTTGCAATATCAACTTTCAGGTCAACCATAGACACAGGTCTCTCTCTAATTgttttgttagaaatccaacCAGAAAATTACCATCTTTGTTTTCTGATATCCGTTCCAACAATTGCATGATCAGATACACTTCTCTTTTTTTCCACAAAACCGAACATAAACGACTGACAAATCTTGAGCGTGCAAATAGAAGCTTGGTAAAATAGTTCACATGTCTGTCAGCTGGCTCAAAACAGCCGTACTCGTTCACAAAGTTTGAATCTTGGAACCATTTCAAGATTCTTATAGTGGGCAGACATTTAAGTCTAACTTTTCACATACTCTACCTGTAACATCAAGTCCTTGATACCTGAATCATGTAAAATGTTGGAAACTTGTTCCTTTGTAGTAACCTGGTCCGTTTCAgcagaaacatatatatgaagaGTACCGACAACATCGTTGTTTGCAAGAGTCCATATGTGAAAGTTTTGGATGCCTCGGATACCCTTTATCTTCATAATACTACTCACTGCTGCTTTAAGTTCATTTTCATGCGCTCTAGGAACTCTTTGCAATAAAATTTCTGCAGAGTTCCTTAACAAGGGTATCACCGAAGACACAATTAATATAGATATGAAGATAGAGCAAGCAGGATCAGCAATGAGCCATCCCTTGTACTGAATGAGAAGGGTTGAAATAACAACCCCTACACTTCCCAAAGTGTCGGCCAAAACATGCAAGAAGATGCCTTCCATGTTGTGATCAACATGATGGTGATGGTGCTTTTGTTTATCTTCTCTAATTGAGCTGATGGGAACATGATCGTGATGGTGTTCATGATCATTATGATCATGACGGTGTTGAAGGTCATGGTGATGTTGACGGCTGTGGTGATCATGGTGGTGATCATGGTCATGGTGGTGTTGATGATCATGATGGtcatgatgatgttgatgatcatggtggtgctCATGGTCATGGTCATGGTCATGGTGATGATCATGGTCATggtgattatgatgatgatcatggtggtgctCATGGTCATggtgattatgatgatgatcataGTCATGATCATGGTCATGGACATGATCATCTCGATGTTTGTTGGCATTTTTGTGATCATGTCCAGCATGGTCATGTGAATCAGAACCAGTATGAGAATGTGAACATGATGCGCCTCCACCATGGGCATGATGATGCTCGTCGTGAAAAAAGATCAACCCAACCACATTAACAGCAAGCCCTCCGATTGAAACCGTCAACAGGCTAGAGGTCGAAATCTCCTGAGGTTCCAAAATTCTTTCCAACGACTCCAACACTATCAACACCCCAACCAAAACAAGAAACACGGCATTCACATAACCTGATAAAACCTCAAACCTCCCACGACCATAATTATACTGACCATTAGCAGGCAGCCGTGCAATATAAGAAGCATAAAGACCAATCGCAAGAGCAGCACAGTCAAACAACATGTGACACGCATCAGATATCAACCCAAGACTATTATTCATAAAACCAGCAACAAATTCCACCACCATATAACCAGTATTAATCAAGAGAAAAAGCGCAATCTTTCTTGACTTCCTTTCACTCAATATATGCCTAACAGACTTCATAACCGAAATCAAAAACGTATCAGGCGACTCCAACCCTAACTCCAAAGAATTCAATCGAACAGGGTCTAATTCCATCACACCAACTCCAAGCAGCATTCCGCATATCAGTAACCCCCAAAGGGAAAGCTCTGGGTAATAAAGCAACTCAAGTACAAGAGTACATACAAACGTAACAAGAAACTCTTTTCGAAAATCTTTCAAACTTGCCACCTTCTCATCTCCATAGTACTCACTCAAAAGCACCCCAAACACAACAGTATTCGCTAGCGGCCATATAAGGGTACTAAACGAAACACTATCACCCTCAGCTTCAAACACCAACATACTAACCGCGGCAGGAACAAACAGCACGATAGTCGTATAAAACAACGAAACCAGCCTCACCTCTTTCCTACCCAACTCCCTAATGGCCCCCCAATTCATAGACTTTTGTTCATACCCAGTCAAAAAACCCGACAAAAACGGAAGCAACATTGGCCAAATCCTAACACATTTCTCTCTATCCCCAACTAAAAACGACCCAAACCCGAAAGTCCCTAAATTAACAAACGAAAAGGGAAAGCATTCAATTCTATCCCAACTAATAGACAACAACAATAACCCAATAAAAACAGCGAAAAACCCACGAACCTTATTCGAATTCACCGGGTCATAACCCGAGCTCCTTCCCTTGACAAAATGCGAAACGACGTAACCCGAAGTTTCCGCGAGGATCATCGCAGCAGTACCGCAGTATCGTAGAGCCTGAAACCGAATCAAAAACACAATAGATAACAAAAGTGATCTGATTATGATAACCCTTTGTTGTAACTTTGATAAAGAATGATGAAAATTGATAATTGATTTATTAGAATTTGGTTTTAGAATGGAGAAAAATAGAgataaaaaaagggaaaaaagagaaacaagaaATGTAAATGGAAAAACGGAGAAAGATGAGGGGGAAGATTGAAGAAAAGGGAGTAAAGAGTAAAGGGATCTGAGAGAAAATAAAAGGATGAAAAGGGAAGATGGGGTTAaggtttttttggattttggtgGTGGCGGAAGACGGTGGCGGAGTTTGGATGGGGTTGGGATTGGAGTGAAAGGTGGGTAGTGGCGAGATGGGGTGATCGGGGTGGTGGTTAGGGTTTGGGGTGTGGTCGTTCGTGGTGGCAGAGAGAGGCGGCTGGGACGGTgttgctggtggtggtggtcggaggacatggtggtggtggaaatGTTTAATGTGGGAATTAAGTGTTTGATATTGGGATTGGTGTTGACTGAGTTGGGTGGGTTTGGTTGACCAAGACTAGTGAACTATTACGATATCTACATTTATAGTCCTTTCAGTTATTTGTAAATTGCAATTTTTGTCGATACTATTGATAAAAGGAAAgatgtttttttatgtttagatTGTTTCGATAGATCGGATCTTTGATTTCAGATTGTATGGAGGTTTTACTGGATTGGATACTCTTTTGAAACTCCTTTTTCTGGCCAAACTTTAACAACTGCTACGAGTAACATCAAACATTTAAGAAGGTTCGAACCATATATCTCTTCTCTTACAAAAATATTGAAACGTTTAATGATCATATACTTCTTTTCTAACATTGTCTTAGGTTATGTTTCAATTCGTCAAAGTTTAACTTCAAATATATCTTGGTTGATGCACATTTTTCTATTTGTTAGTAAGTTACTGGAAAGTATTGATTGCGTTTTTAACTTGCATTTACCCAAAACGTTGATAGTACAAAAACCAATGACTATCATATTAACATGTTTTTGTGCTTTAAGTTATATACCAATTGTGATATTTGTTTTATGGTCGATGTGCatatttaaaaagagaaaatcaCCTCaatatcaaaatttatataaaactatagCAATTTAcccaatatttttttaactttcacaAAATATCCATGAAAATCGCAATAATTTAGAAAAATCGTTATGAGATTTCATAAATCGCTATGAGATTTTAACAATTGCAATAAGATTGTAAGAATCGCTACGAGAATGTataaaatcgcaatgagaatATATAAAATCGCATTGAGATTATCTTAAATCGCTATAAAACTTGCTAAAATCATTATGATAACATAAAATCgcattttgtaaattaaaatcGCTACGAGAACATTATAATcgcaataaatatataaacaatcaCAGTAAACCAAACACACCCATTACAAAATAGTTCACTCCCTCTTTGGCTCTTTTAACCCTAAATCAGATTTTCTTTCCCCAAATCGTCATCTCCCTGACCTCACCCCTCTTCCTCCATTTTTCTGGTGACAATCACCAGTCGACCTCCCTATCAGTCGGCCTCCCTATCAATCACGGTGGGTCACCAACCAACACCCCTCTTTTCTACACCATTCACGGTTGTATCTCCACCACCAAGCCCTCTCTCCGCCATTCACGGATTCATCACCACCAACAACCACGGTTATAACATAAAATGAAGAACATTATGGAAAATCAAAATTCCAGGGTTagttttctttacttttattttgagTTTAATAATTTCCATTTATGTATAATTGGTGGTATTAATAGGTTGTTTCTGCTATTTTGTATAAGTACAAGTTTTAAGAATGAAAGTATAGTGACATTGTCTCAGACTTTAGATCAGTGCTACTGATATAGTAATATAAGCTCTTTATACAAAGTTACCATTGTCACATTCTTGTTTACAAATTAAAGTTGTATTACCGTAGAAAACATGGTTATCAATATACTATACGTGTGGATTAAAATGTGACAGTTGTAcactattatattatatgtatggaCTAATATATGAGTATGTACACTATTACATATATGGGATCAGGTTTTTAGTTTGTTGTTTGTAGGAATATTTTTCGGCAACAGTAACTTTGAAGAATAATGTAAGGgtattcaaaaacatcaaagagAAACTTACGCTTGGCCAGAGAAAGTTGTTTGAGACTACTTGTTTTGGACCCTGGTTGCAAGTGCAACACCCAAATGGAGATCCATTGTTGTGTCATTTAATTTTGCAAAGCATGATAGATGATGTACCACCCGAGGGATTGGCATGGCACCCTTCTGATATGTGGTTTCATTTTCCTCCAGCATATACTCGTTTTGGCCGTGAAGAGTTTTGTCTGGTCACAGGTTTACGATTTAGACGACATGACACATTTAGTTCGTACACCAAACATATCCCCAAAGCATTATGTCCCGAGAAAGTTTTTACTGATTtagaaaatgttaaaaaagtGAAAGTCATGGATTTGAAAAGATCATTCGACAAACTTGATTTTAAAAAGATGAATGACAAGCCCATTCAAGTTAT includes these proteins:
- the LOC122580201 gene encoding two-pore potassium channel 1-like, with product MASNEGNQASPIGPPKPALAIAKDQIASLKRKRFRRVKSAPMADSLSSISKPAVPLPRPKSVFNYLHPSYRKVAILLCVYLGAGTLCFYLLRHQINGKKTNSVLDSVYFTVVTMTSVGYGDLFPGSNATILLACLFVFLGMLLIGLVLSKAADLLVEQQELLLAKAIHMHRTVGTAETLKRMETNRMRNKCIILVVLLAVLMAAGTAVLVAVENLDFVHAFYCVVGTITSLGYIDKCFSTKGGRVFALFWILSGTIYLAQLLFAFAVLHTQRRQRSLVKWALKRKTTPADLEAADLDDDGVVVAAEFILYKLKEMGKISQEDMAPIMEEFERLDFDKTGTLTASDVLLSQSSWYAADILLTQASV
- the LOC122580244 gene encoding zinc transporter 5, whose protein sequence is MSSDHHHQQHRPSRLSLPPRTTTPQTLTTTPITPSRHYPPFTPIPTPSKLRHRLPPPPKSKKTLTPSSLFILLFSLRSLYSLLPFLQSSPSSFSVFPFTFLVSLFSLFLSLFFSILKPNSNKSIINFHHSLSKLQQRVIIIRSLLLSIVFLIRFQALRYCGTAAMILAETSGYVVSHFVKGRSSGYDPVNSNKVRGFFAVFIGLLLLSISWDRIECFPFSFVNLGTFGFGSFLVGDREKCVRIWPMLLPFLSGFLTGYEQKSMNWGAIRELGRKEVRLVSLFYTTIVLFVPAAVSMLVFEAEGDSVSFSTLIWPLANTVVFGVLLSEYYGDEKVASLKDFRKEFLVTFVCTLVLELLYYPELSLWGLLICGMLLGVGVMELDPVRLNSLELGLESPDTFLISVMKSVRHILSERKSRKIALFLLINTGYMVVEFVAGFMNNSLGLISDACHMLFDCAALAIGLYASYIARLPANGQYNYGRGRFEVLSGYVNAVFLVLVGVLIVLESLERILEPQEISTSSLLTVSIGGLAVNVVGLIFFHDEHHHAHGGGASCSHSHTGSDSHDHAGHDHKNANKHRDDHVHDHDHDYDHHHNHHDHEHHHDHHHNHHDHDHHHDHDHDHEHHHDHQHHHDHHDHQHHHDHDHHHDHHSRQHHHDLQHRHDHNDHEHHHDHVPISSIREDKQKHHHHHVDHNMEGIFLHVLADTLGSVGVVISTLLIQYKGWLIADPACSIFISILIVSSVIPLLRNSAEILLQRVPRAHENELKAAVSSIMKIKGIRGIQNFHIWTLANNDVVGTLHIYVSAETDQVTTKEQVSNILHDSGIKDLMLQVEYVKS